One Sanguibacter keddieii DSM 10542 genomic window carries:
- the fbaA gene encoding class II fructose-bisphosphate aldolase, translating to MAIATPEVYAEMIDRAKAGKFAYPAVNITSSSTVTAALQGFAEAESDGIIQVSVGGAEYASGSTVKDRVAGSLALAAYATEVAKGYGITVAIHTDHCAKQNLDSWVRPLLALEAEQVKAGKLPTFQSHMWDGSTVPLDENLIIAEELLELSVAARTILEIEVGVVGGEEDGHEAEINEKLYTTVEDGLATVRALGTGEKGRYLTALTFGNVHGVYKPGAVKLRPSLLKEIQEGVGSVIGKENPFDLVFHGGSGSTAEEISEAVDNGVIKMNVDTDTQYAYSRPVADHFFRNYDGVLKVDGEVGNKKSYDPRAWGKAAEAGMAQRIVEAAQQLRSAGQSIG from the coding sequence ATGGCCATCGCAACCCCCGAGGTCTACGCCGAGATGATCGACCGCGCGAAGGCAGGCAAGTTCGCCTACCCCGCCGTGAACATCACGTCGTCCTCGACCGTCACCGCAGCCCTCCAGGGCTTCGCTGAGGCTGAGAGCGACGGCATCATCCAGGTGTCCGTCGGTGGCGCGGAGTACGCGTCCGGCTCGACCGTCAAGGACCGCGTCGCCGGCTCGCTCGCCCTCGCCGCGTACGCGACCGAGGTCGCCAAGGGCTACGGCATCACCGTCGCCATCCACACGGACCACTGCGCCAAGCAGAACCTCGACTCCTGGGTCCGCCCGCTCCTCGCCCTCGAGGCCGAGCAGGTCAAGGCCGGCAAGCTCCCCACCTTCCAGTCGCACATGTGGGACGGCTCGACCGTGCCGCTCGACGAGAACCTCATCATCGCCGAGGAGCTCCTCGAGCTCTCCGTCGCGGCGCGCACCATCCTCGAGATCGAGGTCGGCGTCGTCGGTGGCGAGGAGGACGGCCACGAGGCCGAGATCAACGAGAAGCTCTACACGACCGTCGAGGACGGCCTCGCGACCGTTCGTGCCCTCGGCACCGGCGAGAAGGGCCGCTACCTCACGGCCCTCACCTTCGGCAACGTGCACGGCGTGTACAAGCCGGGTGCGGTCAAGCTGCGCCCGTCGCTCCTCAAGGAGATCCAGGAGGGCGTCGGCTCGGTCATCGGCAAGGAGAACCCCTTCGACCTCGTCTTCCACGGCGGCTCCGGCTCCACGGCCGAGGAGATCTCCGAGGCTGTCGACAACGGCGTCATCAAGATGAACGTCGACACCGACACCCAGTACGCGTACTCGCGTCCGGTCGCGGACCACTTCTTCCGCAACTACGACGGCGTCCTCAAGGTCGACGGCGAGGTGGGCAACAAGAAGTCCTACGACCCGCGCGCCTGGGGCAAGGCTGCTGAGGCCGGCATGGCCCAGCGCATCGTCGAGGCTGCCCAGCAGCTCCGCTCGGCCGGCCAGTCGATCGGCTGA
- a CDS encoding STAS domain-containing protein, giving the protein MGEANTPHAVGSVEPAAAPGRDDVALVGTDEIEPGSVHVIVDDIHARVVLSGEIDADLSADLQQATEDVREAGLPVDVDVHHVTFMDSSGVAFLARLTSVTPGRVRLHNTPPTVKFLLEVTSIGTMLDIVEDEADGGPGAPRATEPAEG; this is encoded by the coding sequence GTGGGCGAAGCCAATACCCCGCACGCCGTCGGGTCTGTCGAGCCGGCAGCAGCACCAGGCCGTGACGACGTCGCGCTGGTGGGAACGGACGAGATCGAGCCCGGCTCGGTCCACGTCATCGTCGACGACATCCACGCGCGCGTGGTGCTGTCGGGAGAGATCGACGCCGACCTCTCGGCCGACCTGCAGCAGGCCACCGAGGACGTCCGCGAGGCGGGGCTGCCCGTCGACGTCGACGTCCACCACGTGACGTTCATGGACTCGTCGGGCGTGGCCTTCCTCGCGCGGCTGACCTCGGTGACCCCGGGGCGCGTCCGCCTGCACAACACACCGCCGACCGTGAAGTTCCTGCTCGAGGTGACGAGCATCGGGACGATGCTCGACATCGTCGAGGACGAGGCCGACGGCGGGCCCGGCGCACCCCGCGCCACGGAGCCCGCCGAGGGCTGA
- a CDS encoding SpoIIE family protein phosphatase: MTHDEAPGLPLPVLGRALQGAGVAAVLLDPTAPVPTILWANDSFGRLTGHLPDDVVGLPVTVLESDEGSALDLDAVRAAMGPSSDGTPVTWRMLNRRADGAHLWCEYALSQVRGGDGQVEAWLALLSDVSGQVRDAAGRAGAVRRAETAESVVSMVSGVSRLLNDMEYPFVLRDICAAYGRGVVAWGGFFLDDGGLGYSDGVPPVALSRPRRSPVSTDALGDARVVGESAGTPTDVTTFIDPLRELVDGYVTGPVDFPLATTYPAGSDAATVSAEVRERAGLLDAPGDGPGVPVAQVVVVPGRRAVHGVFVSLRTVDGVDDETSARLVTALVDRVAVGVDTLRLHAREHTLAETLQRSMLPEQVEVAGLDVWTYYAPTSDDAQIGGDWYDILQIDEEIAGVVIGDVVGHDIEAAATMGQLRSVVRSYAFELTVPGPVLERVDQLVAGMRVQRSASLVYATLRRTTGPRPARSDEVSGSAAASGASASDAGRGVRWRLEYSRAGHLPPLLVRRGVVTQLDGAGGALVGFGSRARTTAATTLEPGDTLVLYTDGLIERRDRALRQGLDALVSTAASITATDAAGIGEELLARLAEAPEDDVAVVVVRVPDPARDGLLPTVSPRSRRWVLPSEPASIGRARHAVLRTCQAWEIADVSSAELVVSELVANGVLHGWGHIALRLFDTGDGLRIEVEDSNPSPPVTTDGHANRLGGYGMQIVERLADWGWRPSGTGKLVWAKVRPVTPRPAQPGA; the protein is encoded by the coding sequence GTGACGCACGACGAGGCACCGGGCCTCCCGCTGCCTGTCCTCGGCCGCGCCCTCCAGGGTGCCGGGGTCGCAGCGGTCCTGCTCGACCCGACCGCACCGGTCCCGACGATCCTCTGGGCCAACGACTCCTTCGGGCGCCTGACCGGTCACCTCCCGGACGACGTGGTGGGCCTTCCCGTCACCGTGCTGGAGTCCGACGAGGGCAGTGCCCTCGACCTCGACGCGGTCCGGGCGGCGATGGGCCCCTCGTCCGACGGGACGCCTGTCACCTGGCGGATGCTCAACCGGCGCGCCGACGGCGCGCACCTCTGGTGCGAGTACGCGCTCTCGCAGGTCCGTGGCGGCGACGGGCAGGTCGAGGCGTGGCTCGCGCTGCTGAGCGACGTCTCCGGGCAGGTGCGCGACGCGGCCGGGCGTGCCGGTGCCGTGCGTCGTGCCGAGACGGCCGAGTCGGTCGTCTCGATGGTCAGCGGCGTCTCGCGGCTGCTCAACGACATGGAGTACCCCTTCGTCCTGCGCGACATCTGCGCCGCCTACGGTCGCGGCGTGGTGGCCTGGGGCGGGTTCTTCCTGGACGACGGCGGGCTGGGCTACTCCGACGGGGTGCCACCGGTCGCGCTGTCCCGACCGCGCCGGTCGCCGGTCTCGACCGACGCCCTCGGCGACGCCCGGGTGGTCGGGGAGTCGGCTGGGACCCCGACCGACGTGACCACCTTCATCGACCCGCTCCGCGAGCTGGTCGACGGTTACGTCACCGGTCCCGTCGACTTCCCGCTCGCGACCACCTACCCCGCGGGGAGCGACGCCGCGACGGTGTCCGCGGAGGTCCGTGAGCGCGCCGGCCTGCTCGACGCGCCGGGCGACGGTCCCGGGGTCCCGGTGGCCCAGGTGGTGGTCGTCCCCGGGCGGCGCGCCGTGCACGGCGTCTTCGTGTCGCTGCGCACGGTGGACGGGGTCGACGACGAGACCTCGGCCCGGCTTGTCACGGCGCTCGTCGACCGGGTTGCCGTCGGGGTCGACACGCTGCGTCTGCACGCCCGGGAGCACACGCTCGCCGAGACGCTCCAGCGGTCGATGCTCCCCGAGCAGGTCGAGGTGGCCGGCCTCGACGTGTGGACGTACTACGCACCGACCTCCGACGACGCGCAGATCGGCGGCGACTGGTACGACATCCTGCAGATCGACGAGGAGATCGCGGGGGTCGTGATCGGCGACGTCGTGGGGCACGACATCGAGGCGGCCGCGACCATGGGTCAGCTGCGCTCCGTGGTGCGGTCCTACGCCTTCGAGCTCACCGTCCCGGGCCCCGTGCTCGAGCGCGTCGACCAGCTGGTCGCGGGCATGCGCGTGCAGCGCTCGGCGAGCCTCGTCTACGCGACGCTGCGCCGCACCACGGGGCCGCGTCCCGCGCGGTCCGACGAGGTGTCGGGCTCTGCCGCGGCCTCGGGCGCCTCGGCCTCCGACGCGGGCCGCGGGGTCCGGTGGCGGCTCGAGTACTCCCGGGCAGGGCACCTGCCACCCCTGCTCGTGCGACGGGGCGTCGTCACGCAGCTCGACGGCGCCGGAGGGGCGCTCGTCGGCTTCGGGTCGCGGGCCCGGACGACCGCCGCGACGACCCTCGAGCCCGGGGACACCCTCGTCCTCTACACGGACGGGCTCATCGAGCGCCGGGACCGGGCCCTGCGCCAGGGGCTCGACGCGCTCGTGAGCACGGCGGCGAGCATCACGGCGACCGACGCCGCCGGCATCGGCGAAGAGCTCCTCGCGCGGCTCGCGGAGGCGCCCGAGGACGACGTCGCCGTCGTCGTCGTCCGCGTGCCCGACCCGGCCAGGGACGGACTGCTGCCCACGGTCAGCCCGCGCTCGCGCCGCTGGGTGCTGCCGAGCGAGCCGGCGTCCATCGGGCGTGCCCGGCACGCCGTGCTGCGCACGTGCCAGGCGTGGGAGATCGCCGACGTGTCCAGCGCGGAGCTGGTGGTCTCCGAGCTCGTCGCCAACGGCGTCCTGCACGGGTGGGGCCACATCGCCCTGCGCCTGTTCGACACGGGCGACGGGCTGCGCATCGAGGTCGAGGACTCGAACCCGTCCCCGCCCGTGACGACCGACGGGCACGCCAACCGGCTCGGCGGCTACGGCATGCAGATCGTCGAGCGGCTGGCCGACTGGGGCTGGCGCCCGAGCGGCACGGGGAAGCTCGTGTGGGCGAAGGTCCGGCCCGTCACCCCACGGCCGGCGCAGCCCGGCGCCTGA
- a CDS encoding TrmH family RNA methyltransferase — MVTPQPRAVADRSEQPDAPADERAGRPDHEVGVGPWPGGHDAWPRTDDGALDPRYDPDLLEHGDRRNVVDEFRYLTVEAVVAELDTRRHPLHVAIENWGHDLNIGSVVRTANAFAAAEIHIVGRRRWNRRGAMVTDRYQHVRHHPDVEAFLAWAQDAGLPVVGIDNVPGSVAIERYAFPERCVMLFGQEGAGLTPEARSASVDLVHITQFGSTRSINAGAAAAVAMHAWVVQHAQVG, encoded by the coding sequence ATGGTGACACCGCAGCCCCGAGCCGTGGCCGACCGGTCCGAGCAGCCCGACGCCCCGGCAGACGAGCGCGCCGGGCGGCCCGACCACGAGGTCGGCGTCGGACCGTGGCCCGGGGGCCACGACGCCTGGCCCCGCACGGACGACGGCGCCCTCGACCCGCGGTACGACCCCGACCTCCTCGAGCACGGCGACCGCCGGAACGTCGTCGACGAGTTCCGCTACCTCACGGTCGAGGCCGTCGTCGCCGAGCTCGACACCCGTCGGCACCCGCTGCACGTGGCGATCGAGAACTGGGGCCACGACCTCAACATCGGGTCGGTCGTGCGCACCGCGAACGCCTTCGCGGCCGCAGAGATCCACATCGTGGGTCGCAGGCGCTGGAACCGCCGTGGCGCGATGGTCACCGACCGGTACCAGCACGTGCGCCACCACCCCGACGTCGAGGCCTTCCTCGCGTGGGCGCAGGACGCGGGCCTGCCCGTCGTCGGGATCGACAACGTGCCCGGGTCCGTCGCGATCGAGCGGTACGCCTTCCCGGAGCGCTGCGTCATGCTCTTCGGCCAGGAAGGAGCAGGTCTGACCCCCGAGGCCCGCTCGGCCAGCGTCGACCTGGTGCACATCACGCAGTTCGGGTCGACGCGGTCCATCAACGCGGGCGCGGCGGCCGCCGTCGCGATGCACGCGTGGGTGGTCCAGCACGCCCAGGTCGGCTGA